In Streptococcus parapneumoniae, the genomic stretch ATTGTTCTTATTGTAATCGATACCGAGTAGCTGCTAGAAATGGATGTATTTCTACTTCCACTAGTAGCCATCTAGGTTTTAGATGTTTGAAAGAATAGGATGGACTTAAAAAGTGGTTGAGATTATTTATTTTCTAATCATTATAATAGCTAGTGGATTGGGTTCTATATCAGGCATGGGTGGTGGAATTATAATTAAGCCACTTATGGATAGTTTTGGATACCATTCGGTCAGTGATATTGCTTTTTATTCTAGTTTCTCTGTTTTTATAATGGCGATTATTTCAACAATCAAAAGATTTTCACAAAGTAAAGAGATAAAATGGAGATTGATTTTTACGGTATCCTTTTCTTCTGTTTTAGGAGGATTTCTAGGTCATCTTATTTTTCAAGTTTTGTTATCTCAATTATCAGTACGGCTAGTATCCATTGTTCAAATGATTTTACTATTTGTGATGCTACTTGTATCATTTGTTTTAGCAGATTTTAAAAAAACTTATCAATTTGATAAGATAGGATTCTATATGATTTGTGGTCTTCTATTGGGCTTGATTTCTAGTTTTTTAGGGATTGGTGGTGGTCCGCTCAATGTATCTTTATTGATGGTGTTTTTTTCTATTTCGATAAAAGAAGCAACGATGTATTCTCTTGCAATTATTTTCTTTTCCCAGCTGTCTCATTTGGCTACAATTGTTGTGGTTACAGGTTTAAATCAGTATCATTTAGCACCTGTTCCAGTTATTTTTCTTGCTTCTATATGCGGAGGGGTATTGGGGACGGTTGTATCAAAAGTCTTACCTGAAAATTGGGTAAGATACTGTTTTAAAGGGATGTTATTCTTTGTCATGGGAATGACTTTATATAATTTATTTCATATTTTGTAAGGTCAGTGTGAAAATATTTAAATAGACTTCCTGTAAAAACTGGATTTAACGCCCTCCATTTGTCAAATTAAGCTAGACAGTCTTACCAACTCAGAAAATACCTGATGAGGTGTTTGGTATCCAAGGGATTTAGGTGGGATGTGATTTCTTGAGGCTGGGAAAAAAGTCTTTAAAATTAAAAAACGTATAATATCAGGTGTTGAAAACTTTGATACTATGCGTTTTATTGTGGGAATATTTATTTCATTTTCTCCTGAAATTGAGTTTTTGCCCAGCCTAAAATTCTTGACTGACTTCGTTGAAGTCTGTCTGCTTTGGCAAGTCATGACACCTTAAAAGTCTATTTGAATGTTCGTTGAGACACCGCTGTCTTGGACATCCTAGATTCGCAAAAAAGCTCTCACTATCGTGCTGATTGGAAATATCTTTCCATTTTGAAAACTCTTTTCCACAGTCAAATGTAATAGATTTAAAGAGGTTCACTAGAAATTGTGCTAGCCACCCTTGGATGGATTCTGCCACATCCTTTGCCTTACGACTCTTGGTCTTCAAACTGACAATCAATTGACTATACCTGTTCGCTCACAAATAGGAGAGAACTTTTTACGAAAATCTAATGAATATGCCATAAGAACATTATACCGCAACGTGTACTATTTTTGGTTCATTTTACTACAGAAACTATTGAAGCACCTGTACGAAAATATATCATGAAAAAGAGGAGATAGAAGCAAACAAAGTCTTTTCATGTGGTAGGTAGATTCCTATATATGAAAATTGAAGGGATTTTAGAAAGCTGATTGGAGTGATTTTATCCATGATGGTAAAAAGGGTCTGGATAAAAATGATTGAGAAATAGTTGCTAAAAAAGCGTTTGCATGATACTATATATTGAAAGGAGGTGATAATATGGTAGAACAAAGAAAATCAATTACCATGAAAGATGTTGCTTTAGAAGCAGGAGTTAGTGTTGGAACAGTTTCACGTGTGATTAATAAAGAAAAAGGTATTAAAGAAATAACTTTGAAAAAAGTGGAACAAGCAATTAAAACCTTGAATTACATTCCAGATTACTACGCTAGAGGAATGAAAAAAAATCGAACAGAAACGATTGCAATCATTGTACCAAGTATCTGGCATCCCTTCTTTTCAGAATTTGCTATGCATGTGGAAAATGAAGTCTATAAGAGGAATAATAAATTACTCTTATGTTCTATAAATGGTACAAATAGAGAGCAAGACTATCTGGAGATGTTGCGTCATAATAAAGTTGATGGAGTGGTTGCTATTACCTATAGTCCAATTGAACATTACCTGTCGTCAGGAATTCCCTTTGTCAGTATTGACCGTACATACTCAGATATTGCCATTCCTTGTGTTTCATCAGATAATGATGCAGGTGGAAGAGAAGCAGCTAAACAACTAATTAGTAAAGGATGTCAGCATTTAGCCTTTGTGGGCGGACATAATACAACCATTAATGAAACCAAACGTCGTAGAATTTCCTTTGAAAAGTATGTCCAAGAGCATAAAATACCTCTTAGTATTTTTGATTTGGATGAGACAGTTACTGACTATCATGGGAAGCTAGAGAGTTTCTTGGAAGAAAATTCTTCTATAGATGGAATTTTTACAATTAACGACTTTACAGCTTTAGATGTTATTGATATACTAGAAAAAAATGGCAAACATATTCCTCATGATGTCCAAATTATTGGATACGATGGAATTAAAATGGCTGGAGATAGAGATTATCTACTTTCAACAATTGAGCAACCCCTGGAAGAAATGGCCAAAGAAGCGGTTCGGATTTTGTTTGATATTCTTGATGGAAAGACTGTTAATTTGCAGACAATCCTACCAGTAAAATTTGTTGAAGGAAAAACAACAAAAAATGAAAATAAGTCTTGACAGAAAGCGCTATCAATGATAGAATGAATTCAGATAAAAAAAGATTTATTTTTTAAAGAAAAAATGAAACGTTTCAAAAATAAAATAAATAGACAGCGCCAAGCGCTATCTTTTCTAGGTAAAAATGAAACGTTTCAAAAAGGAGGTTGCTATGAATAGCAAAGCGAAGCAAGTTTCTCTTTGGGAAAGAATCAAGAAACAAAAACTCTTGTTATTGATGACTGTCCCTGGTTTAGTTTTAACATTTATCTTTAAATACATCCCTATGTATGGGGTTTTAATCGCATTTAAAGATTATAATCCCTTAAAAGGAATTTTAGGGAGTGATTGGATTGGTTTTTCTGAGTTTACAAAATTCATATCCTCTCCCAACTTTGGTATCTTGTTAGCCAATACTTTAAAATTAAGTATCTATGGTTTATTGCTTGGCTTTTTACCACCAATCATTCTTGCTATTATGCTCAATCAACTCTTGAGTGAAAAAGTTAAAAAACGAATTCAGCTCATTTTATACGCACCAAACTTTATCTCAGTCGTTGTTATCGTTGGTATGATTTTCCTTTTCTTTTCAGTGGGAGGACCAATTAACAATTTTCTCTCTATGTTTGGAATGAAGGCTGACTTCTTGACAAATCCAGACTTCTTTAGACCTTTATACATCTTTAGTGGTATCTGGCAAGGAATGGGGTGGGCTTCAACGCTCTACACGGCAACGTTGGTAAATGTAGATCCAGCCTTAGTAGAAGCAGCACGACTGGATGGAGCCAATATCTTCCAACGAATCTGGCACATTGATATTCCAGCTCTTAAGCCTATTATGGTTATCCAATTTGTTTTAGCTGCAGGTGGAATCATGAATGTCGGATATGAAAAAGCATTCCTGATGCAGACATCGTTGAACTTGCCAACTTCTGAAATTATCTCTACATATGTCTATAAAGTTGGTCTTGTATCAGGAGACTATTCTTACTCAACAGCGGTGGGTTTGTTTAATGCAGTGATTAACGTAGTATTGCTAGTCGCGGTTAACCAAATCGTTAAACGCATGAATAATGGTGAAGGAATTTAAGGAGGAAAGTATGAAAAATTCGATTATGGATACAAAATTTGATAGACGTATCTTACTCTTAAATAAAATCATTATTGTCTTTATCGTTTTGATGACTTTGCTTCCTTTACTTTATATCGTCGTAGCATCCTTTATGGATCCTAAGGTTCTGGTTAGTAGAGGGATTAGCTTTAATCCAGCCGATTGGACGGTAGAAGGTTACCAGCGTGTATTCAGTGACCAATCTATTCTAAGAGGTTTTATCAATTCTCTACTATACTCTTTTGGCTTTGCGGCTTTAACAGTCTTGCTATCTGTGTTTACAGCTTATCCTCTTTCTAAGAAAGACTTGGTTGGACGTCGTTGGATTAATTATTTCTTGATTGTAACCATGTTCTTTGGTGGTGGTTTAGTTCCAACTTACTTACTAGTAAAAGATTTGGGCATGCTTAATACTCCATGGGCTATCATCGTTCCCGGTGCTGTCAATGTTTGGAATATTATTCTTGCTAGGGCCTATTTCCAAGGATTGCCTGAAGAGTTAGTTGAAGCTGCTGTCATTGATGGTGCAAATGATTTACAGATTTTCTTCAAAATCATGCTTCCTCTTGCAAAACCAATTATGTTTGTTCTCTTCCTCTATGCTTTTGTAGGACAGTGGAACTCATACTTTGATGCAATGATTTATATCAAGGATCCAAACTTGGAACCATTGCAACTTGTACTTCGTAAAATTCTCATTCAGAGCCAACCAGGTCAAGACATGATTGGAGCACAAGCGGCTATGAATGAAATGAAACGTTTAGCTGAATTGATTAAATACGCAACTATTGTCATTTCCAGCTTGCCATTGATTGTTATGTATCCATTCTTCCAAAAATACTTTGATAAAGGAATTATGGCTGGTTCACTTAAAGGATAAAAAAGAAAAAATAAAAGGAGATTTCTCATGAAATTCAAAACATTCTCAAAATCAGCAGTTTTGTTGACAGCTAGTTTAGCAGTACTTGCAGCCTGTGGCTCAAAAAATACAGCTTCAAGTCCAGATTATAAGTTGGAAGGTGTAACATTCCCGCTTCAAGAAAAGAAAACATTGAAGTTTATGACAGCCAGTTCACCGTTATCTCCTAAAGACCCAAATGAAAAGTTAATTTTGCAACGTTTGGAGAAGGAAACTGGCGTTCATATTGACTGGACCAACTACCAATCCGACTTTGCAGAAAAACGTAACTTGGATATTTCTAGTGGTGATTTACCAGATGCTATCCACAACGACGGAGCTTCAGATGTGGACTTGATGAACTGGGCTAAAAAAGGTGTTATTATTCCAGTTGAAGATTTGATTGATAAATACATGCCAAATCTTAAGAAAATTTTGGATGAGAAACCAGAGTACAAGGCCTTGATGACAGCACCTGATGGGCACATTTACTCATTCCCATGGATTGAAGAGCTTGGAGATGGTAAAGAGTCTATTCACAGCGTCAACGATATGGCTTGGATTAACAAAGATTGGCTTAAGAAACTTGGTCTTGAAATGCCAAAAACTACTGATGATCTGATTAAAGTCCTAGAAGCTTTCAAAAACGGGGATCCAAATGGAAATGGAGAGGCTGATGAAATTCCATTTACATTTATTAGTGGTAACGGAAACGAAGATTTTAAATTCCTATTTGGTGCATTTGGTATAGGGGATAACGATGATCATTTAGTAGTAGGAAATGATGGCAAAGTTGACTTCACAGCAGATAACGATAACTATAAAGAAGGTGTCAAATTTATCCGTCAATTGCAAGAAAAAGGCTTGATTGATAAAGAAGCTTTCGAACATGATTGGAATAGTTACATTGCTAAAGGTCATGATCAGAAATTTGGTGTTTACTTTACATGGGATAAGAATAATGTTACTGGAAGTAACGAAAGTTATGATGTTTTACCAGTACTTGCTGGACCAAGTGGTCAAAAACACGTAGCTCGTACAAACGGTATGGGATTTGCACGTGACAAGATGGTTATTACCAGTGTAAACAAA encodes the following:
- a CDS encoding ABC transporter substrate-binding protein, translating into MKFKTFSKSAVLLTASLAVLAACGSKNTASSPDYKLEGVTFPLQEKKTLKFMTASSPLSPKDPNEKLILQRLEKETGVHIDWTNYQSDFAEKRNLDISSGDLPDAIHNDGASDVDLMNWAKKGVIIPVEDLIDKYMPNLKKILDEKPEYKALMTAPDGHIYSFPWIEELGDGKESIHSVNDMAWINKDWLKKLGLEMPKTTDDLIKVLEAFKNGDPNGNGEADEIPFTFISGNGNEDFKFLFGAFGIGDNDDHLVVGNDGKVDFTADNDNYKEGVKFIRQLQEKGLIDKEAFEHDWNSYIAKGHDQKFGVYFTWDKNNVTGSNESYDVLPVLAGPSGQKHVARTNGMGFARDKMVITSVNKNLELTAKWIDAQYAPLQSVQNNWGTYGDDKQQNIFELDQASNSLKHLPLNGTAPAELRQKTEVGGPLAILDSYYGKVTTMPDDAKWRLDLIKEYYVPYMSNDNNYPRVFMTQEDLDKIAHIEADMNDYIYRKRAEWIVNGNIDTEWDDYKKELEKYGLSDYLAIKQKYYDQYQANKN
- a CDS encoding IS30 family transposase, translating into MAESIQGWLAQFLVNLFKSITFDCGKEFSKWKDISNQHDSESFFANLGCPRQRCLNEHSNRLLRCHDLPKQTDFNEVSQEF
- a CDS encoding carbohydrate ABC transporter permease, whose protein sequence is MKNSIMDTKFDRRILLLNKIIIVFIVLMTLLPLLYIVVASFMDPKVLVSRGISFNPADWTVEGYQRVFSDQSILRGFINSLLYSFGFAALTVLLSVFTAYPLSKKDLVGRRWINYFLIVTMFFGGGLVPTYLLVKDLGMLNTPWAIIVPGAVNVWNIILARAYFQGLPEELVEAAVIDGANDLQIFFKIMLPLAKPIMFVLFLYAFVGQWNSYFDAMIYIKDPNLEPLQLVLRKILIQSQPGQDMIGAQAAMNEMKRLAELIKYATIVISSLPLIVMYPFFQKYFDKGIMAGSLKG
- a CDS encoding LacI family DNA-binding transcriptional regulator, which gives rise to MVEQRKSITMKDVALEAGVSVGTVSRVINKEKGIKEITLKKVEQAIKTLNYIPDYYARGMKKNRTETIAIIVPSIWHPFFSEFAMHVENEVYKRNNKLLLCSINGTNREQDYLEMLRHNKVDGVVAITYSPIEHYLSSGIPFVSIDRTYSDIAIPCVSSDNDAGGREAAKQLISKGCQHLAFVGGHNTTINETKRRRISFEKYVQEHKIPLSIFDLDETVTDYHGKLESFLEENSSIDGIFTINDFTALDVIDILEKNGKHIPHDVQIIGYDGIKMAGDRDYLLSTIEQPLEEMAKEAVRILFDILDGKTVNLQTILPVKFVEGKTTKNENKS
- a CDS encoding sulfite exporter TauE/SafE family protein, which codes for MVEIIYFLIIIIASGLGSISGMGGGIIIKPLMDSFGYHSVSDIAFYSSFSVFIMAIISTIKRFSQSKEIKWRLIFTVSFSSVLGGFLGHLIFQVLLSQLSVRLVSIVQMILLFVMLLVSFVLADFKKTYQFDKIGFYMICGLLLGLISSFLGIGGGPLNVSLLMVFFSISIKEATMYSLAIIFFSQLSHLATIVVVTGLNQYHLAPVPVIFLASICGGVLGTVVSKVLPENWVRYCFKGMLFFVMGMTLYNLFHIL
- a CDS encoding ABC transporter permease: MNSKAKQVSLWERIKKQKLLLLMTVPGLVLTFIFKYIPMYGVLIAFKDYNPLKGILGSDWIGFSEFTKFISSPNFGILLANTLKLSIYGLLLGFLPPIILAIMLNQLLSEKVKKRIQLILYAPNFISVVVIVGMIFLFFSVGGPINNFLSMFGMKADFLTNPDFFRPLYIFSGIWQGMGWASTLYTATLVNVDPALVEAARLDGANIFQRIWHIDIPALKPIMVIQFVLAAGGIMNVGYEKAFLMQTSLNLPTSEIISTYVYKVGLVSGDYSYSTAVGLFNAVINVVLLVAVNQIVKRMNNGEGI